The following proteins are encoded in a genomic region of Natrinema sp. DC36:
- a CDS encoding MoxR family ATPase codes for MTGTTDPADGTSGDPEAIYESLHSEIDRVLIGNDEAVEYLTIALLTRGHLLLEGVPGIAKTTLANLFARTTGLDYNRIQMTPDTLPADITGTHIYRQGAGTFELQRGPVFANLAVADEINRATPKTQSALLEAMEERRVTIEGETLSLPDPFMVVATQNPIETEGVYQLPEAQRDRFQFKLTLELPDRTDERELLDRFDDAPDLGPDDVEQVIDPQALVDARRTVQAVHVAPPVKEYVLDLVAATREHADVSHGASPRATLAFLNGSKARAAINGREYAIPDDIKSMAVAVLRHRLVLSTDADLSDIDSADVVAEIVDTIEPPGAETNEAFDSLAAGDGGNNPFE; via the coding sequence ATGACCGGTACCACGGATCCGGCCGACGGGACGAGCGGTGATCCCGAAGCTATCTACGAGTCGCTACACAGTGAGATCGACCGCGTTCTCATCGGCAACGACGAGGCCGTCGAGTACCTGACGATCGCGCTCTTGACCCGTGGGCACCTCCTGCTCGAGGGGGTCCCCGGTATCGCCAAGACGACGCTCGCGAATCTCTTCGCGCGGACGACCGGCCTCGACTATAACCGGATCCAGATGACGCCCGACACTCTCCCGGCCGACATCACGGGAACGCACATCTACCGGCAGGGCGCGGGGACGTTCGAACTCCAGCGCGGTCCCGTCTTCGCGAACCTCGCGGTCGCCGACGAGATCAACCGCGCGACGCCGAAGACCCAGAGCGCGTTGCTCGAGGCGATGGAAGAGCGTCGCGTGACGATCGAGGGTGAAACGCTCTCGCTGCCCGACCCGTTTATGGTCGTCGCGACGCAGAACCCGATCGAAACCGAAGGAGTGTACCAGCTCCCGGAGGCCCAGCGCGATCGTTTTCAGTTCAAACTGACACTGGAGCTACCGGACCGAACGGACGAACGCGAACTCCTCGACCGATTCGACGATGCCCCGGATCTCGGGCCCGATGACGTCGAGCAGGTCATCGATCCGCAGGCGCTCGTCGACGCGCGGCGAACCGTCCAGGCGGTCCACGTCGCGCCACCGGTCAAGGAGTACGTGCTCGACCTCGTCGCGGCGACGCGCGAGCACGCCGACGTCTCCCACGGTGCCTCACCGCGTGCAACGCTGGCGTTTCTCAACGGTTCGAAGGCACGAGCCGCGATCAACGGCCGCGAGTACGCGATTCCGGACGACATCAAGTCGATGGCGGTGGCGGTGTTGCGCCATCGGCTCGTGCTGAGTACCGATGCCGACCTCAGCGACATCGATTCCGCGGATGTCGTCGCGGAGATCGTCGATACGATCGAGCCGCCGGGTGCTGAGACGAACGAAGCGTTCGACTCGCTCGCAGCAGGTGATGGCGGCAACAATCCCTTCGAATAA
- a CDS encoding DUF4350 domain-containing protein, with the protein MSWYEGVLGDGGGVDWPRVLLLALVVTVLVALGTVAATSSSSFGLYNPSWDGTSELRQDAADDPAVESELLRDTAEYTDLPANETVAFVIAPDEPYTGDDAERVREFVAEGGTLVVLENFGTHGNALLSDVGAEARANGQLLRDERHHFRGPTMPVATGVENHTLTTGVDRLTLNYGTAIEPGNATVLVATSDFAYLGPEEDELDDQDELQSYPVATVENVSEGQVVVVGDPSITINAMYDEPDNAPFVRGLYADADHVVFDRSHGADVPPLTGAVLTIRDSPLLQLLVGTIGIGLVAILSRVSVRSGLEAAQTRLPARYRPAESRHSGQGVPRLSDAERAAFLRRRYPDWDEDQIQRMITAFNHPRSEEETDE; encoded by the coding sequence ATGAGCTGGTACGAGGGCGTCCTCGGCGACGGTGGTGGAGTCGACTGGCCGCGAGTGTTGTTACTCGCGCTCGTCGTGACCGTGCTCGTCGCGCTGGGAACCGTGGCCGCGACGTCATCGTCATCCTTCGGGCTCTATAACCCGTCCTGGGACGGGACGTCCGAGCTCCGGCAGGACGCTGCAGACGATCCGGCCGTCGAGAGCGAGCTCCTGCGAGACACCGCCGAGTACACGGATCTCCCGGCCAACGAGACGGTCGCGTTCGTCATCGCGCCGGACGAACCCTATACAGGGGACGACGCCGAACGCGTTCGAGAGTTCGTCGCCGAGGGCGGGACGCTGGTCGTCCTCGAGAACTTCGGTACCCACGGGAACGCCCTTCTCTCCGATGTCGGCGCCGAGGCGCGGGCAAACGGGCAGCTCCTGCGGGACGAACGCCATCACTTCCGCGGGCCGACGATGCCGGTCGCGACGGGCGTCGAGAACCACACGCTGACGACCGGTGTCGACCGGCTGACGCTCAACTACGGGACGGCAATCGAACCCGGAAACGCGACGGTGCTGGTCGCGACGAGTGACTTCGCGTACCTCGGGCCCGAGGAAGACGAGCTTGACGACCAGGACGAACTCCAATCCTATCCGGTCGCGACGGTGGAGAACGTCAGCGAGGGGCAGGTCGTCGTCGTCGGCGACCCCAGTATCACGATTAACGCGATGTACGACGAGCCGGATAATGCCCCGTTCGTACGCGGGCTGTACGCCGACGCCGATCACGTCGTCTTCGACCGCTCACACGGTGCCGATGTTCCCCCACTGACCGGTGCGGTGCTGACGATTCGTGACTCGCCGTTGCTCCAGTTGCTCGTCGGGACCATCGGAATCGGGCTCGTTGCGATACTCTCGCGGGTCAGCGTTCGATCCGGTCTCGAGGCCGCACAGACCCGTCTTCCCGCGCGATACCGACCGGCCGAGAGTCGCCACAGCGGACAGGGTGTCCCGAGACTCTCGGACGCCGAGCGCGCAGCGTTCCTTCGCAGACGCTATCCCGACTGGGACGAGGACCAGATCCAGCGAATGATAACAGCGTTTAACCATCCCCGTTCGGAAGAGGAGACCGACGAATGA
- a CDS encoding ABC transporter ATP-binding protein, which translates to MAHDSPAGTDDAARARAIGEELARTTAEPPVTVRCEGVTHRYGDDSSGLRSASSRSVTALRDVSFEARAGEVVGLVGPSGSGKSTVLHVVGGLLEPSEGTVTVLETDLTALSAAERTRLRRDHVGFVFQQFHLLPSLSARENVALPLIERGVGRRERQRRAAALLERVGLGDRTTHKPGELSGGEQQRVAIARALVTDPEIVLADEPTGELDTETGARVLDLLVDVADDRTVLVATHDERAIEVTDRVLRLLDGVVTTDAG; encoded by the coding sequence ATGGCACACGATTCACCGGCCGGTACGGACGACGCCGCTCGAGCGCGGGCGATCGGCGAGGAACTCGCTCGAACGACCGCCGAGCCGCCGGTCACCGTCCGCTGTGAGGGAGTCACCCACCGGTACGGCGATGACTCGTCCGGACTCCGGAGCGCGTCGTCGCGATCCGTAACCGCGCTCCGGGACGTGTCGTTCGAGGCCCGCGCCGGCGAGGTAGTCGGCCTCGTCGGACCGAGCGGCAGCGGCAAGTCGACGGTACTTCACGTCGTCGGGGGCCTGCTCGAGCCGAGCGAGGGGACCGTCACCGTCCTCGAGACGGATCTGACGGCGCTCTCTGCGGCCGAGCGGACGAGACTGCGCCGCGATCACGTCGGCTTCGTCTTCCAGCAGTTCCACCTGCTGCCGTCGCTGTCGGCGCGGGAGAACGTCGCGCTCCCGCTGATCGAACGCGGCGTCGGACGACGCGAGCGCCAGCGGCGGGCGGCTGCGTTACTCGAGCGGGTCGGTCTCGGCGACCGCACGACGCACAAGCCGGGCGAACTCAGCGGCGGGGAGCAACAGCGCGTCGCGATCGCGCGGGCGCTGGTGACCGATCCGGAGATCGTCCTCGCCGACGAGCCGACCGGCGAGCTCGACACCGAAACCGGCGCGCGCGTCCTCGACCTGCTCGTCGACGTCGCGGACGATCGGACGGTGCTTGTAGCGACCCACGACGAGCGGGCGATCGAGGTGACGGACCGCGTGCTCCGGCTGCTCGACGGGGTGGTGACGACCGATGCGGGATGA
- a CDS encoding ABC transporter permease, which yields MADRTSDRNGGAPRGRRLRRWLGLGRLSLGRLVSQLRRLPRQTAVTVSLVALTIALLVVVTGIATGLAADPTADDEADIRVVPEGGGTLSSVVDVESARLGDVHETAAAIERRDDVTYATPVLTEAVRVRTAGSDEPETVLAMGVVPPDEPTEIEGVSTASLEPGDPHYANGTYDGPRTGEIVLTDAAADGIDASAGDDLEVRGSMLEAANRSGEDDRSPTHTVTAVEDVAATDLSGELPLVVLHLSELQSMTGADDADLADQVLVETEAGTSTAAAESAAEDAYPNATIQSGDDGGFASIRGDEFALATSLVALVVAVVICSLFVATSSALTIDRDRQAIAVLAAVGFSVRSRLAIVALTTLSLTLVGAVAGVVLGLAGISLTNYVATATVAPGPIATSRPAFAPYAIGVALIAGILALPYPLYLVARTNVVAELGR from the coding sequence ATGGCTGACCGGACTTCGGACCGGAACGGAGGAGCCCCTCGAGGCCGCCGGCTTCGGCGGTGGCTCGGGCTCGGCCGGCTCTCGCTCGGCCGACTGGTGTCGCAGCTGCGGCGACTGCCGAGACAGACCGCCGTGACGGTCTCCCTCGTCGCGCTCACGATCGCCCTGCTGGTGGTCGTGACCGGGATCGCCACCGGTCTCGCGGCCGATCCGACGGCCGACGACGAGGCCGATATCCGCGTCGTTCCCGAGGGGGGCGGAACGCTCTCGTCCGTCGTCGACGTCGAGAGCGCGCGGCTCGGCGACGTCCACGAGACCGCGGCGGCGATCGAGCGCCGCGACGACGTCACGTACGCGACGCCGGTCCTCACGGAGGCCGTCAGGGTTCGAACAGCGGGGAGCGACGAACCCGAAACCGTGCTCGCGATGGGTGTCGTTCCGCCGGATGAACCGACCGAAATCGAGGGCGTCTCGACCGCCTCGCTCGAGCCGGGGGACCCCCACTACGCGAACGGCACCTACGATGGGCCGCGGACGGGCGAAATCGTGCTAACGGACGCCGCGGCGGACGGGATCGACGCGTCGGCGGGAGACGATCTCGAGGTGCGGGGTTCGATGCTCGAAGCGGCGAACCGGTCCGGGGAGGACGATCGGTCTCCGACGCACACCGTGACGGCCGTCGAGGACGTGGCGGCCACTGATTTGAGCGGCGAGCTTCCGCTCGTCGTGCTCCACCTGAGCGAGCTCCAGTCGATGACCGGCGCCGACGACGCCGATCTCGCCGATCAGGTACTCGTCGAGACCGAGGCGGGGACATCGACGGCGGCCGCCGAGTCAGCAGCCGAAGACGCGTATCCGAACGCGACGATCCAGTCCGGGGACGACGGCGGGTTCGCGTCGATCCGGGGCGACGAGTTCGCGCTCGCGACGAGCCTCGTCGCCCTCGTCGTCGCAGTCGTGATTTGCTCGCTATTCGTGGCGACCTCGTCGGCGCTGACGATCGACCGGGACCGGCAGGCCATCGCAGTGCTCGCGGCGGTCGGATTCTCGGTTCGCTCGCGCCTGGCCATCGTCGCGCTGACGACGCTGAGTCTGACGCTGGTCGGAGCGGTCGCCGGCGTCGTCCTCGGCCTGGCCGGTATCTCGCTCACGAACTACGTGGCGACGGCGACCGTCGCACCGGGTCCGATCGCGACGTCCCGGCCGGCGTTCGCCCCGTACGCCATTGGGGTCGCGCTGATCGCCGGCATCCTCGCGCTCCCGTACCCGCTGTATCTCGTCGCTCGAACGAACGTCGTCGCCGAACTGGGTCGATAA
- a CDS encoding ABC transporter permease: MGRRLTKGRAIAGLAVSQVRHERGRTVLVVLAIALAVLAVTLLASLGLGVLQTGEERFDRAGQDVWISGESVELTATGGLENPITDSHRIADDLERRDDVESASPLAFHAIYVGTEPDDLELVTGVGVPGTQDARTDTGDGFSAGDAHYADGSYDGPMSREIVIDPQTAETFDIGVGDEIHVGTSRETAAEREFEVVGISSTYSSFLGTSTVTMPLSELQELTGTAGSDRATFVTVTTADDADRGAVSDDIQRSYPEYDVRTSDEQFESMLSEYLLVLASGATLVVLALVAGIALTTNTLVLVAVQQREELAALRALGLSRGLIAGVVGGQGFALGALGGLLGLLATPVCAFGLNQLAVRFVGFETLLRTPPSIYAAGLAIAIGIGTLGALVAGWRAARYARVDALHA; encoded by the coding sequence ATGGGTCGACGACTCACCAAAGGGCGCGCGATCGCAGGGCTCGCGGTCAGTCAGGTGCGCCACGAGCGCGGCCGGACCGTCCTCGTCGTCCTCGCGATCGCGCTGGCCGTCCTCGCCGTCACGCTACTGGCGAGTCTCGGGCTCGGGGTCCTACAGACCGGCGAGGAACGGTTCGACCGGGCCGGACAGGACGTCTGGATCTCGGGGGAAAGCGTCGAACTGACGGCGACCGGCGGTCTCGAGAACCCGATCACGGACTCCCATCGGATCGCCGACGACCTCGAGCGGCGCGACGACGTCGAGAGCGCCTCGCCGCTCGCCTTCCACGCGATCTACGTCGGGACGGAGCCGGACGACCTCGAGCTCGTGACGGGGGTCGGCGTCCCGGGAACACAGGACGCCCGCACCGACACCGGCGACGGCTTCTCGGCGGGCGACGCCCACTACGCCGACGGGAGTTACGACGGGCCGATGAGTCGGGAAATCGTCATCGACCCGCAGACGGCAGAGACGTTCGATATCGGCGTCGGCGACGAGATCCACGTCGGGACGAGCCGGGAGACCGCCGCGGAACGGGAGTTCGAGGTCGTCGGGATCTCTTCGACGTACTCGTCGTTTCTCGGCACGTCGACGGTGACGATGCCGCTCAGCGAGTTACAGGAACTCACCGGAACCGCGGGCTCGGATCGGGCGACGTTCGTGACCGTCACCACGGCGGACGACGCCGACCGAGGCGCCGTTAGCGACGACATCCAGCGATCGTATCCGGAGTACGACGTCCGGACGAGCGACGAGCAGTTCGAGTCGATGCTGAGCGAGTACCTGCTGGTGCTCGCCAGCGGAGCGACGCTCGTCGTACTGGCGCTCGTTGCCGGGATCGCACTGACGACGAACACCCTCGTTCTCGTGGCTGTCCAGCAGCGCGAGGAGCTCGCAGCCCTGCGGGCGCTCGGTCTCTCGCGCGGACTGATCGCGGGCGTGGTCGGCGGCCAGGGGTTCGCACTCGGTGCGCTCGGCGGGCTCCTTGGCCTCCTCGCGACGCCAGTCTGTGCGTTCGGTCTGAATCAGCTGGCAGTCCGATTCGTCGGATTCGAAACTCTGCTGCGAACGCCGCCGAGTATCTATGCGGCCGGGCTCGCGATCGCGATCGGAATCGGAACCCTCGGTGCCCTGGTCGCCGGCTGGCGGGCGGCGCGGTACGCTCGCGTCGACGCGCTCCACGCCTGA